Proteins from one Pithys albifrons albifrons isolate INPA30051 chromosome 2, PitAlb_v1, whole genome shotgun sequence genomic window:
- the NKX2-2 gene encoding homeobox protein Nkx-2.2: MSLTNTKTGFSVKDILDLPDTNDEDGSAEGGEEESEAPEPPRKAGVLGQTPLDTVPTLPLKSPFYDNSDNPYTRWLASAEGIQYSLHGLAAGGGGQDPSAKSPEPSADESPDNEKEAAGGGDAGKKRKRRVLFSKAQTYELERRFRQQRYLSAPEREHLASLIRLTPTQVKIWFQNHRYKMKRARAEKGMEVTPLPSPRRVAVPVLVRDGKPCHTLKAQDLAAATFQTGIPFSAYSAQSLQHMQYNAQYSATSNPQYPTAHHLVQAQQWTW, encoded by the exons ATGTCTCTAACCAACACAAAGACGGGCTTCTCGGTGAAGGACATTTTGGACCTCCCCGACACCAACGATGAGGACGGCTCGGCGGAGGGCGGCGAGGAGGAGAGCGAGGCGCCCGAGCCGCCCAGGAAAGCGGGAGTTTTGGGACAAACCCCCTTGGACACTGTTCCGACGCTGCCTTTGAAGAGCCCTTTCTATGATAACAGCGATAATCCCTACACGCGCTGGCTGGCGAGCGCCGAGGGCATCCAGTACTCCT TGCACGGGCTGGCGGCGGGCGGAGGCGGCCAGGACCCCTCCGCCAAGTCACCGGAACCGTCGGCAGACGAGTCGCCCGACAACGAGAAGGaagcggcgggcggcggggacgcggggaagaagaggaagaggagggtgcTCTTCTCCAAGGCCCAGACCTACGAGCTGGAACGGCGGTTCCGGCAGCAGCGGTACCTGTCGGCTCCCGAGCGGGAGCACCTGGCCAGCCTGATCCGCCTCACCCCCACCCAGGTGAAGATCTGGTTCCAGAACCATCGCTACAAGATGAAGCGGGCCCGGGCCGAGAAAGGTATGGAAGTgactcctcttccctccccgcGGCGGGTGGCCGTGCCGGTCTTAGTCAGGGACGGCAAGCCCTGCCACACGCTCAAAGCTCAGGACTTGGCAGCCGCAACTTTCCAGACGGGAATCCCCTTCTCCGCCTATAGCGCCCAGTCTCTACAGCATATGCAATACAACGCCCAGTACAGCGCGACCAGCAACCCCCAGTACCCCACAGCACACCATTTGGTACAGGCTCAGCAATGGACTTGGTGA